In one bacterium genomic region, the following are encoded:
- a CDS encoding efflux RND transporter periplasmic adaptor subunit, translating to MKTNIERIGRGRGPAVVIALVALGALLFLFRGPLVQWFAGPLREDAPSSAKPMAGGHQHGGATAPAQTDEVAPGHAEKDMASHELQAVPAHRFSDAAIKELGNLFAAYEAVRKDLANDNFANIAKHAKNALTSARAAGQNADAAPHAVHQALDDAGETAARLGEATDIDAARAHFSDFSHALVRLAAIDTRLREGRNLFECPMVEGYGYWMQPGDGTENPYMGSKMPTCGGEADWKAAAAGKDAAVEDAMADIEGGDEIAYYTCSMHPSVRQPDPGKCPICNMDLQPVTKGDLATGVVTVDEVRRQQLGIRTETIARRALTKSIRAVGVVAYDETRLHDVTTRIDGWVEKLRVDSPGQRVGRGQTLFELYSPEIVAAQEELLIARARGGSLENAARRRLRLFGIADERIDAIIERGSATDTIAIPSPASGFVVEKMVIEGMRVMPGEKLYRIADLSRVWIDADVYENDLPFLSRGQKAEVSFPYFPGETHAAKISEIYPYLEGMGRTAKIRLEIANPKFALKPDMYANVTFEVDSGEHLAVPVEAVIYTGPRRLVFIDLGQGRLRPKEIQIGARYGEWFAVRSGLAEGEIVVSSGNFLIAAESRIRSAAKFWRPADATD from the coding sequence ATGAAAACCAACATCGAACGCATCGGGCGCGGCCGCGGTCCCGCCGTCGTCATCGCACTTGTCGCGCTCGGCGCGCTGCTGTTTCTTTTCCGCGGACCGCTTGTCCAATGGTTTGCCGGCCCGCTGCGCGAAGACGCTCCGTCGTCCGCCAAACCCATGGCCGGCGGCCATCAGCACGGCGGCGCGACGGCGCCCGCCCAAACTGATGAGGTTGCGCCAGGACACGCGGAAAAAGACATGGCGTCGCACGAGCTGCAGGCCGTGCCCGCGCATCGATTTTCCGACGCCGCCATCAAGGAACTCGGGAATCTCTTCGCGGCTTATGAGGCCGTCCGCAAGGATCTGGCCAACGACAATTTCGCGAATATCGCCAAACACGCGAAAAATGCGCTGACCTCGGCTCGCGCCGCGGGCCAGAACGCGGACGCGGCGCCGCACGCCGTTCACCAGGCGCTCGACGACGCCGGGGAAACCGCCGCGCGGCTCGGCGAAGCCACGGACATCGACGCCGCGCGCGCGCATTTTTCCGACTTTTCGCATGCGCTCGTTCGCCTGGCGGCGATCGATACGCGTCTGCGCGAGGGACGAAATCTGTTTGAGTGCCCGATGGTCGAGGGCTACGGCTACTGGATGCAGCCCGGCGACGGCACGGAAAACCCATACATGGGAAGCAAAATGCCGACCTGCGGTGGCGAGGCGGACTGGAAGGCCGCGGCCGCGGGAAAAGACGCAGCGGTCGAGGATGCCATGGCCGACATCGAGGGCGGCGACGAGATCGCCTACTACACCTGCTCGATGCACCCCAGCGTGAGGCAACCCGATCCCGGCAAATGCCCGATCTGCAACATGGACCTGCAACCCGTGACAAAGGGCGACCTCGCCACCGGCGTCGTGACGGTTGACGAAGTGCGTCGCCAGCAGCTCGGCATCCGCACCGAGACGATCGCCCGGCGCGCGCTGACCAAAAGCATCCGCGCCGTCGGCGTCGTGGCTTATGACGAAACGCGGTTGCACGACGTGACGACGCGCATCGACGGCTGGGTCGAAAAGCTCCGCGTGGATTCGCCCGGCCAGCGCGTCGGCCGCGGCCAGACGCTGTTCGAACTTTACAGCCCGGAGATCGTGGCCGCGCAGGAAGAGCTCCTGATCGCCCGCGCGCGCGGCGGATCGCTTGAAAATGCCGCACGCCGGCGCCTGCGCCTGTTCGGTATCGCCGATGAGCGGATCGACGCGATCATCGAGCGCGGCAGCGCGACCGACACGATCGCCATCCCCTCCCCCGCGAGCGGATTCGTGGTCGAAAAAATGGTGATCGAGGGCATGAGAGTGATGCCCGGCGAGAAACTGTACCGCATCGCCGATCTATCGCGCGTGTGGATCGACGCGGACGTGTACGAGAACGACCTGCCGTTTTTGTCTCGCGGACAGAAGGCCGAGGTTTCGTTCCCGTATTTTCCCGGCGAAACGCACGCCGCGAAGATTTCCGAGATCTATCCCTATCTCGAGGGCATGGGACGCACGGCGAAGATCCGGCTTGAGATCGCCAATCCGAAGTTCGCGCTGAAGCCCGACATGTACGCGAACGTCACGTTCGAGGTGGACAGCGGCGAGCACCTGGCCGTGCCGGTTGAGGCGGTGATTTACACCGGGCCGCGGCGGCTCGTGTTCATCGATCTCGGCCAGGGGCGCCTGCGGCCGAAGGAGATCCAGATCGGCGCGCGCTACGGCGAGTGGTTCGCGGTGCGTTCGGGCCTTGCCGAGGGCGAAATCGTCGTCAGTTCCGGAAATTTCCTGATTGCCGCGGAAAGCCGGATTCGCTCCGCCGCCAAGTTCTGGAGGCCCGCCGATGCAACCGACTGA
- a CDS encoding TolC family protein, whose translation MTPLALALAALFVASGCALGAPRAEYNALSDELEQAAPATPPDQHHESDNPFAGQATLSRDALVRRVLERNPSIEAARQAWRETLAKYPQMTALDDPRASYRVAPMSIGSDMVDPMQEFMLEQMLPFPGKRGLMGEIAVAEAAMKREDFAAVRLSLANMAAMLHADYYATERALDINKEHQELVADLAVSAEAQYVVGHGSQQDPLQAEVELAMLEEQRVMLTARRDTIVARINTLLHTTPNAPLPPAPGKLALPVDDAPMPESLESALPELAMLKAEEKAAESAEKLARREYFPDIGVSGAYSTMQPMEESRYMVGVSVNVPIQLGRRGGALDEARARGQKSRRLLDHMKQEAIGEIETARIGFEEARRVAELYETKIIPAARDRQIAARAGYETGRNDFMATIEAERSLRTLELRRHEAIANAWRMAAELERALGRVPGENTEGALP comes from the coding sequence TTGACGCCGCTCGCGTTGGCGCTTGCCGCATTATTCGTTGCAAGCGGCTGCGCCCTTGGCGCGCCGCGTGCGGAATACAACGCGTTGTCGGACGAGCTGGAACAAGCCGCGCCGGCGACGCCGCCGGATCAACATCACGAATCCGACAACCCGTTCGCCGGGCAGGCGACGCTTTCGCGCGACGCCCTTGTGCGCCGGGTGCTCGAACGCAACCCGTCCATCGAGGCCGCGCGGCAGGCCTGGCGCGAGACGCTCGCGAAATACCCGCAGATGACCGCGCTCGACGACCCGCGCGCGAGTTACCGCGTGGCGCCCATGTCGATTGGCTCGGACATGGTGGACCCGATGCAGGAGTTCATGCTCGAGCAGATGCTCCCGTTTCCCGGCAAGCGCGGCCTGATGGGCGAAATCGCGGTGGCGGAAGCGGCGATGAAGCGCGAGGACTTCGCGGCGGTGCGCCTGTCGCTTGCCAACATGGCCGCCATGCTGCACGCCGATTACTACGCCACGGAACGGGCCCTCGACATCAACAAGGAGCACCAGGAACTGGTCGCCGATCTCGCGGTCAGCGCCGAGGCGCAATACGTCGTGGGCCACGGATCGCAGCAGGACCCCCTGCAGGCCGAGGTGGAACTGGCGATGCTCGAGGAGCAGCGCGTGATGCTAACGGCGCGCCGCGACACGATCGTGGCGCGCATCAACACGCTGTTGCACACGACGCCGAACGCGCCGCTGCCGCCGGCGCCGGGCAAGCTCGCGTTGCCGGTCGACGACGCCCCGATGCCCGAGTCGCTCGAGTCCGCGTTGCCGGAGCTTGCGATGCTGAAGGCCGAGGAAAAGGCTGCCGAATCGGCCGAAAAACTCGCCAGGCGCGAGTATTTCCCGGACATCGGCGTATCGGGCGCGTACTCGACGATGCAGCCGATGGAAGAGTCGCGCTACATGGTCGGCGTGTCCGTCAACGTGCCGATCCAGCTTGGCCGGCGCGGCGGCGCGCTCGACGAAGCTCGCGCGCGCGGCCAAAAAAGCCGCCGCCTGCTCGATCATATGAAACAGGAAGCGATCGGCGAGATCGAAACCGCGCGCATCGGCTTTGAGGAAGCCCGCCGCGTCGCCGAACTTTACGAGACGAAAATCATCCCCGCCGCGCGCGACCGGCAGATCGCCGCCCGCGCCGGCTACGAAACCGGACGCAACGACTTCATGGCCACGATCGAAGCGGAGCGCTCGCTGCGCACGCTCGAACTGCGCCGTCATGAGGCGATCGCCAACGCGTGGCGCATGGCCGCCGAGCTTGAACGCGCTCTTGGCCGCGTACCCGGTGAAAACACGGAAGGAGCCCTGCCATGA
- a CDS encoding VOC family protein: MGGAGRWVWYEFVTHKPEQAEEFYTQLFGWTINRMPVPGGGGEYRGLRIANDESAGGGIFQPPQLPPDVPSHWCGYLAVDDVDAAAKKVAELGGKTLTEPMDIPDIGRFVVCQDPDGAVFSAYKAAGPQGEHAHGPKPGEFCWNELQAADIEGAKKFYSRICGWTYDAMQMSENMTYNVAKTDAGNPMGEGGLMQKMPETPASFWCPYVIVEDADATAANARELGGQVLAGPMDVPNVGRLGVLMDPLGGVIGFLKPEMPSNA, encoded by the coding sequence ATGGGGGGCGCGGGACGCTGGGTGTGGTACGAGTTCGTGACGCACAAGCCGGAGCAGGCGGAGGAGTTCTACACGCAGCTTTTCGGCTGGACGATCAATCGCATGCCGGTGCCCGGCGGCGGGGGCGAATATCGCGGGCTGCGCATCGCAAACGACGAAAGCGCGGGAGGCGGGATTTTTCAGCCGCCGCAGCTTCCGCCGGATGTGCCTTCGCACTGGTGCGGATACCTGGCGGTCGACGACGTCGACGCCGCGGCGAAGAAGGTCGCCGAGCTAGGGGGCAAGACGCTGACCGAGCCGATGGACATCCCGGACATCGGGCGCTTCGTGGTTTGCCAGGATCCGGACGGCGCGGTGTTTTCGGCGTACAAGGCCGCCGGGCCGCAGGGCGAACACGCGCATGGGCCCAAGCCGGGCGAATTCTGTTGGAACGAACTGCAGGCGGCCGACATCGAAGGCGCCAAGAAATTCTATTCGCGGATTTGCGGGTGGACCTATGACGCCATGCAGATGTCCGAAAACATGACCTACAATGTGGCCAAGACCGACGCGGGCAACCCGATGGGCGAAGGCGGCCTGATGCAGAAAATGCCGGAAACGCCGGCCAGCTTCTGGTGCCCGTATGTGATTGTCGAAGACGCGGACGCCACCGCGGCGAACGCCAGGGAACTCGGCGGACAGGTTCTGGCCGGGCCGATGGACGTGCCGAACGTCGGGCGGCTCGGAGTCCTGATGGATCCGCTGGGGGGTGTGATCGGCTTCCTGAAGCCCGAGATGCCGTCGAACGCGTAA
- the nifJ gene encoding pyruvate:ferredoxin (flavodoxin) oxidoreductase, whose product MEPRRVLTIDANEAVAMVAHRLAEVIAIYPITPATPMGEYADEWTARHRTNLWGVPPKIVEMQSEGGAAGAVHGALQAGALATTFTASQGLLLMIPNMYKIAGELTAFCMHVAARTLATHALSIFGDHSDVMACRQTGFALLASANVQEAHDMAAIAHAATLQSRVPFLHFFDGFRTSHEIGKIEVVDDATLRALIPDTAILAHRERALSPDRPVIRGTAQNPDTFFQAREAANRFHDACPATVRETMARFHELTGRSYGLFEYEGHPEAERVVVIMGSGADTACETAAHLAKRGERVGVVKVRLYRPFAIDAFVAALPASVKSIAVLDRTKEPGAVGEPLYLDVVAALGEALDDGAAPFDSMPAVIGGRYGLSSREFTPAMVKGVFDHLAESSRKRHFTVGIVDDITHHSIPYDPAFSIEPDSVVRAVFFGLGSDGTVGSNKNTIKIIGEETDNFGQGYFVYDSKKSGAMTISHLRFGPEPIRAPYLIREAGFVACHHAPFLDRIDVLACAKPEGVFLLNTPTPIDDLWESLPTKVRRAIKEKNLRVFAIDAYAVAGKANLGRHISTVMQTCFFALSGVLPMDEAIEKIKGAIKKTFGKRGDEIVRRNEAAVDAALGHLRELPIPDAIGPAREPAPTVPREAPEFVQRVTAVILEGRGDELPVSAFPVDGTWPTGTTQWEKRAIALEIPIWDPDVCIQCAKCAMVCPHATIRANLVEPSVLDGAPGEFRVKDNRFIKGFDGWKYIIQVAPDDCTGCGLCVAVCPAKDKSNPRHKAIDMRPVGEHRERERANWAYFTTLPEPPREKLPLDIKGSQLREPLFEFSGACAGCGETPYIKLLTQLFGDRLLIANATGCTSIYGGNLPTTPYRANGQGRGPAWSNSLFEDNAEFGLGFRLAVDAQQRLAAELLSRLSTVIDDNLADAIMNAAQDDEAGIAAQRERVRMLRERLANTSNPVARRLDAVAESFVRKSVWIVGGDGWAYDIGYGGLDHILSLPHDVNVLVLDTEVYSNTGGQMSKATPIGAAAKFAAKGKTTPKKDLGMLAMSYGHVYVAHVAFGARDAQTVRAFVEAEAHRGPSLIIAYAHCIAHGYDLSQGAEHQRLAVQSGVWPLFRFDPHRMSRGEPPLVLDSPAPTVRVADYMRREGRFRMVELADPRRYQQLLESAERETNARFAIYQQLAGVRVPAPNGSNKGGA is encoded by the coding sequence ATGGAGCCCCGCCGCGTTCTGACGATTGACGCGAACGAAGCGGTCGCGATGGTGGCGCATCGCCTGGCCGAGGTCATCGCGATTTATCCCATCACGCCCGCGACGCCCATGGGCGAATACGCGGACGAATGGACCGCCCGTCACCGCACGAATCTTTGGGGCGTGCCCCCGAAAATCGTCGAGATGCAATCCGAGGGCGGCGCGGCGGGCGCCGTGCACGGCGCGCTGCAGGCCGGAGCGCTGGCGACGACGTTCACCGCGTCGCAGGGCCTGCTGTTGATGATCCCCAACATGTACAAGATCGCCGGCGAACTGACGGCCTTTTGCATGCACGTCGCGGCGCGCACCCTGGCGACGCACGCCCTGTCCATCTTCGGCGATCACTCCGATGTCATGGCGTGCCGGCAGACGGGCTTCGCGCTTCTGGCCTCGGCGAACGTGCAGGAGGCGCACGACATGGCCGCGATCGCGCATGCGGCGACGCTGCAATCGCGCGTGCCGTTCCTGCATTTCTTCGACGGTTTCCGCACGTCTCACGAGATCGGCAAGATCGAGGTCGTGGACGACGCCACTCTGCGCGCGCTGATTCCCGACACGGCGATCCTCGCGCACCGCGAACGCGCGCTGTCGCCCGATCGCCCCGTCATTCGCGGTACCGCGCAAAATCCCGATACGTTTTTTCAGGCGCGCGAGGCGGCCAACCGATTCCACGATGCGTGCCCCGCCACGGTGCGCGAGACGATGGCGCGTTTCCATGAACTTACGGGCCGAAGCTACGGCCTGTTCGAATACGAGGGGCACCCCGAGGCCGAACGCGTCGTCGTCATCATGGGATCGGGCGCGGATACCGCATGCGAAACCGCCGCGCATCTCGCGAAACGCGGCGAGCGCGTCGGCGTCGTGAAGGTGCGCCTGTATCGCCCGTTCGCCATCGATGCGTTCGTCGCCGCGCTGCCCGCGAGCGTGAAGTCGATCGCGGTTCTGGATCGCACGAAGGAGCCGGGCGCCGTCGGCGAACCGCTGTATCTCGACGTTGTCGCGGCCCTCGGCGAGGCGCTTGACGACGGCGCCGCGCCGTTTGACTCCATGCCCGCCGTCATCGGCGGACGCTACGGTTTGTCCTCCAGGGAATTCACGCCCGCGATGGTCAAGGGCGTTTTCGATCATCTGGCCGAGTCGTCGCGAAAGCGCCATTTCACCGTCGGCATCGTCGACGACATCACGCACCATTCGATTCCGTACGACCCCGCGTTTTCGATCGAGCCGGATTCCGTCGTGCGCGCGGTCTTTTTCGGGCTTGGTTCCGACGGCACCGTCGGCAGCAACAAGAACACCATCAAGATCATCGGCGAGGAAACGGACAACTTTGGCCAGGGCTATTTCGTTTACGATTCCAAAAAGTCCGGCGCGATGACCATCTCGCATCTGCGTTTTGGCCCCGAGCCAATCCGCGCGCCGTACCTCATCCGCGAGGCCGGTTTTGTCGCCTGTCACCACGCGCCGTTCCTCGACCGGATCGACGTGCTCGCCTGCGCGAAACCGGAAGGCGTCTTCTTGCTGAACACGCCGACGCCGATCGACGATCTATGGGAATCGCTGCCGACGAAAGTCCGCCGCGCGATCAAGGAAAAAAATCTGCGCGTGTTCGCGATCGACGCCTATGCCGTCGCGGGCAAGGCGAATCTCGGCCGGCATATCAGCACCGTCATGCAGACCTGTTTTTTCGCGCTTTCCGGCGTCTTGCCGATGGACGAGGCGATCGAAAAAATCAAGGGCGCGATCAAAAAAACGTTCGGCAAACGCGGCGACGAGATCGTTCGGCGCAACGAAGCGGCGGTCGACGCGGCGCTCGGGCATCTGCGCGAATTGCCGATCCCCGATGCGATCGGGCCGGCGCGCGAGCCTGCGCCCACCGTGCCGCGCGAGGCGCCCGAGTTCGTCCAGCGCGTCACGGCGGTCATCCTGGAAGGGCGCGGGGACGAACTTCCCGTCAGCGCGTTCCCCGTGGACGGCACGTGGCCGACCGGCACGACGCAATGGGAAAAGCGCGCCATCGCCCTTGAGATCCCCATCTGGGATCCCGACGTGTGCATCCAGTGCGCCAAATGCGCGATGGTCTGCCCGCACGCGACGATCCGCGCGAACCTCGTCGAGCCGTCCGTGCTCGACGGCGCTCCAGGCGAATTTCGCGTCAAGGACAATCGCTTCATCAAGGGCTTCGACGGCTGGAAATACATTATCCAGGTCGCCCCCGACGATTGCACGGGCTGTGGGCTGTGCGTCGCGGTGTGCCCGGCCAAGGACAAGTCGAATCCGCGCCACAAGGCGATCGACATGCGGCCCGTCGGCGAGCACCGCGAGCGCGAGCGCGCGAACTGGGCGTATTTCACCACGCTGCCCGAGCCGCCGCGCGAAAAGTTGCCGCTCGACATCAAGGGCAGCCAGCTTCGCGAACCGCTTTTCGAGTTTTCCGGCGCGTGCGCGGGCTGCGGCGAGACGCCCTATATCAAACTGCTCACGCAGCTTTTCGGCGACCGCCTGCTGATCGCCAACGCCACGGGTTGCACGTCGATATACGGCGGCAACCTGCCGACGACGCCGTATCGCGCGAACGGGCAGGGGCGCGGACCCGCGTGGTCGAACTCGCTGTTCGAGGACAACGCGGAATTCGGCCTGGGCTTCCGGCTGGCGGTCGACGCGCAGCAACGCCTCGCCGCCGAGCTGCTCTCGCGCTTGTCCACGGTGATCGATGACAACCTCGCCGACGCCATCATGAACGCGGCGCAGGACGACGAAGCCGGCATCGCGGCGCAGCGCGAGCGCGTGCGGATGCTGCGCGAGCGCCTCGCGAACACGAGCAACCCCGTCGCGCGCCGTCTCGACGCCGTGGCGGAATCGTTCGTGCGCAAGTCGGTCTGGATCGTCGGGGGCGACGGCTGGGCGTACGATATCGGCTACGGCGGCCTCGACCACATCCTGTCGCTGCCGCACGATGTCAACGTCCTCGTGCTCGACACGGAGGTGTATTCGAACACCGGCGGGCAGATGTCCAAGGCCACGCCCATCGGCGCGGCGGCGAAGTTCGCGGCCAAGGGCAAGACGACACCCAAGAAGGATCTCGGCATGCTCGCCATGTCGTATGGCCACGTTTACGTGGCGCACGTCGCCTTTGGCGCCAGGGACGCGCAGACGGTGCGCGCGTTCGTGGAGGCCGAGGCGCACCGCGGACCGTCGCTCATCATCGCGTACGCGCATTGCATCGCGCACGGATACGATCTTTCGCAGGGCGCGGAGCACCAGCGCCTCGCGGTGCAATCCGGCGTTTGGCCGCTGTTCCGGTTCGATCCGCATCGCATGTCCCGGGGCGAGCCGCCCCTTGTGCTCGACTCTCCCGCGCCGACGGTGCGCGTGGCCGACTATATGCGCCGCGAGGGGCGATTCCGCATGGTCGAGCTCGCCGATCCGCGCCGCTACCAGCAACTTCTGGAGTCCGCGGAGCGCGAAACCAACGCGCGGTTCGCGATTTATCAACAACTGGCCGGCGTGCGCGTGCCCGCGCCGAACGGTTCCAACAAGGGCGGAGCCTGA
- a CDS encoding dihydroorotate dehydrogenase-like protein, producing MDLSTTWLGLPLSNPLIPGASPLADRTDPARRLEDAGAPAIVMRSLFEEQIVREQVAAHRHMDVPGDSFAEALSYFPPSEAFAMAPDHYLEQIRRLREALGIPVIASLNGTTLGGWLEFAGLMEQAGANALELNLYEFTSETTQDAGAIETRHIQVVREVTSRVGIPVGVKLSPHHTALPNFIARLKEAGARGVVLFNRLYQPEIDPETLEVSRALHLSDSSELGPRLHAIAVISPHAGLSIAASGGVHTAIDVVRAGMAGADATQLVSALLRHGVPYMRELRAWLAEWLQEHEYVSWRQLVGSMNLERCPDPTVYQRTNYIHLLHSWHG from the coding sequence ATGGATCTCTCGACCACCTGGCTTGGACTGCCGCTTTCCAATCCGCTCATTCCCGGCGCGTCGCCGCTGGCCGATCGCACCGATCCCGCGCGCCGCCTCGAGGACGCCGGCGCGCCGGCGATCGTCATGCGTTCGCTGTTCGAGGAACAGATCGTCCGCGAACAGGTTGCCGCCCATCGCCACATGGACGTCCCCGGGGATTCGTTCGCCGAGGCGCTGTCGTATTTTCCGCCGTCCGAGGCGTTCGCCATGGCGCCGGATCATTACCTCGAACAGATCCGCCGCCTGCGCGAGGCGCTTGGCATTCCCGTGATCGCTTCGCTCAACGGCACGACGCTCGGCGGGTGGCTGGAGTTCGCCGGTCTGATGGAACAGGCGGGCGCCAACGCGCTGGAACTGAACCTCTACGAATTCACGTCCGAGACCACCCAGGACGCGGGAGCCATCGAGACGCGCCACATCCAGGTCGTGCGCGAGGTGACAAGCCGCGTCGGCATTCCCGTCGGCGTCAAGCTGTCCCCCCACCACACCGCGTTGCCGAATTTCATTGCCCGCCTCAAGGAAGCCGGTGCGCGCGGCGTCGTGCTGTTCAATCGCCTCTACCAGCCGGAGATCGATCCGGAAACGCTCGAGGTGTCGCGCGCGCTGCACCTGTCGGATTCCTCCGAACTCGGGCCGCGCCTGCACGCCATCGCGGTGATCTCGCCGCATGCGGGGTTGTCGATCGCCGCTAGCGGCGGCGTGCACACGGCCATCGACGTTGTCCGCGCGGGCATGGCCGGCGCCGACGCGACGCAGCTCGTGTCCGCGCTGCTTCGCCACGGCGTGCCCTACATGCGCGAGCTGCGCGCCTGGCTCGCTGAGTGGTTGCAGGAGCACGAATACGTCTCCTGGCGGCAGCTCGTCGGCAGCATGAATCTTGAACGCTGCCCGGACCCCACGGTTTACCAGCGCACGAACTACATCCACCTCCTGCATTCCTGGCACGGGTAG
- a CDS encoding radical SAM protein: protein MSAPRVTFVNPPFRRRVQRRFTASYFAPNFLMPPTDLLYAASSARAFAGAATHVLDAVAKSWTRESAIARVAETAPDVVFAQLGFATIEDDLEFCRGVRAATGARVVAMGYLPTVMPREVMEHSDLDAIVLGEPEIAFAELLNAWSNGGAADDVAGVWTRRGDAIVEGPPAKPVPNFDDLPFPDHAAVDANDYSEVLVGRRLAALFTARGCPYPCTFCVRTFGRRLSKRSAESVLTEARHVIRDLGIRNLRFMDDTFNIDEARAIAICEGLAAEGRLAWSALARIDHVTPASAQAMGRAGCKRVYVGVESGAQGVVDGYKKGLDLAAVAPGVKTMHDAGIEVSAFFIVGDPAETREDFEESVRLASRAKVDFVIVTRLQYHPGTALFDERRDQIDHPTPFEFVPRDRDAYARVLGREREFYRRFYLRPGYVLRRLSRILSHPRDALESLMRLGSFLLRPPKEDFI, encoded by the coding sequence TTGAGCGCGCCGCGCGTCACCTTCGTCAATCCGCCCTTCCGCCGGCGTGTGCAGCGACGCTTCACGGCGTCGTACTTCGCGCCGAACTTCCTCATGCCGCCGACCGATCTGCTCTACGCCGCGTCGTCCGCGCGCGCGTTCGCCGGCGCGGCAACGCACGTGCTCGACGCGGTGGCGAAATCCTGGACGCGGGAAAGCGCAATCGCCCGTGTCGCGGAGACGGCGCCGGATGTCGTGTTCGCGCAGCTCGGCTTCGCGACGATCGAGGATGACCTGGAGTTTTGCCGGGGCGTGCGCGCGGCGACGGGCGCGCGTGTGGTGGCGATGGGCTATCTGCCCACGGTGATGCCGCGCGAGGTTATGGAACACTCCGACCTTGACGCGATCGTGCTTGGCGAGCCGGAGATCGCGTTCGCCGAACTTTTGAACGCGTGGTCAAACGGCGGCGCGGCCGACGACGTGGCGGGCGTGTGGACGCGGCGCGGCGATGCGATCGTCGAGGGCCCGCCCGCAAAGCCGGTGCCGAATTTCGACGACCTGCCCTTCCCGGATCACGCGGCGGTGGACGCCAACGACTACAGCGAGGTGCTCGTCGGCCGACGGCTCGCCGCGCTTTTCACCGCGCGCGGCTGCCCGTATCCGTGCACGTTCTGCGTGCGGACATTCGGGCGGAGGCTGTCGAAGCGTTCGGCGGAATCCGTGCTTACCGAGGCGCGCCACGTCATCCGTGACCTTGGTATCCGCAACCTGCGTTTCATGGACGACACGTTCAACATCGACGAGGCGCGCGCGATCGCGATCTGCGAAGGGCTTGCCGCCGAAGGGAGGCTTGCGTGGTCGGCGCTCGCGCGCATTGACCACGTGACGCCCGCGAGCGCGCAGGCGATGGGCCGCGCGGGGTGCAAGCGCGTTTACGTGGGCGTGGAGTCCGGCGCGCAGGGCGTTGTGGACGGCTACAAAAAGGGTCTTGATCTCGCCGCCGTCGCGCCGGGCGTGAAGACGATGCACGACGCCGGTATCGAGGTGTCCGCGTTTTTCATCGTGGGCGACCCGGCCGAGACGCGCGAGGATTTCGAGGAGAGCGTTCGTCTTGCCAGTCGCGCGAAGGTTGATTTCGTCATCGTGACGCGCCTGCAATACCACCCCGGCACGGCGCTATTCGACGAGCGGCGCGACCAGATCGACCACCCCACGCCGTTCGAATTCGTGCCGCGCGACCGCGACGCGTACGCGCGCGTGCTCGGCCGCGAGCGCGAGTTTTACCGGCGGTTTTATCTGCGTCCGGGATATGTGTTGAGGCGCCTTTCGCGCATCCTGTCGCACCCGCGCGACGCGCTGGAAAGCCTGATGCGGTTGGGCTCGTTTTTGCTGCGGCCGCCGAAGGAAGATTTTATTTAG
- a CDS encoding glycosyltransferase family 2 protein, whose translation MPDSDRSSVSVIVPAYNEAATIRDIVGETLAAMDASGRAFEIIVVEDGSADGTADAVASLADAGRIRLLRHATNQGAGMAIRTGFGAATGDLVLYIPADGQFDPAEIPVFADAADASGADIVVGVRRDRAPYGAWRRLQSRAYLAIVNLVFRQNFRDVNWVHLWRRRSIAPLPLRARGVFMQQELLARAARLGLAVVEIESDFRRRAAGVAKGSKPSVVVKTLAELFAFLVKR comes from the coding sequence GTGCCCGACAGCGATCGATCGTCGGTTTCCGTGATTGTCCCCGCGTACAATGAGGCCGCGACAATCCGCGACATCGTGGGCGAGACGCTCGCCGCGATGGACGCAAGCGGGCGCGCATTCGAGATCATCGTCGTCGAAGATGGCAGCGCCGACGGCACGGCGGACGCGGTCGCGTCGCTTGCCGATGCGGGGCGCATTCGACTGTTGCGGCACGCGACAAACCAGGGCGCGGGCATGGCGATCCGCACCGGGTTTGGCGCGGCGACGGGCGACCTGGTGCTGTACATCCCCGCGGACGGGCAGTTCGATCCCGCCGAAATCCCGGTGTTCGCCGACGCCGCGGACGCAAGCGGCGCGGATATCGTCGTCGGGGTGCGTCGCGATCGCGCGCCGTATGGCGCGTGGCGGCGGTTGCAGTCGCGCGCGTACCTGGCGATCGTCAATCTCGTGTTCCGGCAGAATTTTCGCGACGTGAACTGGGTGCATCTGTGGCGCCGGCGCTCCATCGCGCCCCTGCCCCTTCGCGCGCGTGGCGTGTTCATGCAGCAGGAGCTTCTGGCGCGCGCGGCGCGGTTGGGGCTTGCCGTGGTGGAGATCGAATCGGACTTTCGCCGGCGCGCGGCGGGCGTCGCCAAGGGCAGCAAACCGTCGGTCGTTGTGAAAACGCTCGCGGAGCTTTTTGCGTTTCTGGTGAAGCGATGA